The Lysobacter panacisoli genome includes a window with the following:
- the fliE gene encoding flagellar hook-basal body complex protein FliE: MTDAISSILSQIRAHEMRMRGPDAAPGNAIAPSALAPGAVAGGAAAPGFQQTLNNAIDSVSRAQNTSGALQQAFEMGDPRADLARVMVAMQQSSVAFRATVEVRNRLVQAYQDVMNMPV; encoded by the coding sequence CGACGCCATCTCTTCCATCCTGTCCCAGATCCGCGCCCACGAGATGCGCATGCGTGGGCCGGATGCCGCGCCGGGCAATGCCATCGCGCCGAGCGCGCTGGCCCCGGGTGCGGTCGCGGGCGGTGCGGCCGCGCCGGGATTCCAGCAGACCCTCAACAACGCCATCGACAGCGTCAGTCGTGCGCAGAACACCAGCGGCGCGCTGCAGCAGGCGTTCGAAATGGGCGATCCGCGCGCCGACCTGGCGCGGGTGATGGTCGCCATGCAGCAGTCCAGCGTCGCCTTCCGCGCCACGGTCGAGGTGCGAAACCGCCTCGTCCAGGCGTACCAGGACGTCATGAACATGCCGGTGTAA